A window of Aureibacillus halotolerans genomic DNA:
CCGTTCGGACGACGATACCCTTGAATCGTTCTCATTGCGACACCTCCTCCTCTTTCGATTTATCCCCACGTCCGCGAATGCCTTCGATATTATGAACATGCACATGTTCTCCTAAGGCGATGCTTGTCGTTGCGGCTCCAATCGCTTCGCCATATTTCAATACATTCGCTCCTTGAGCAATAGGCTGTAGTGCGATTTTATGACCAGACGGAATATCCATTTGAACGATGAGCTCAAGGGTCTCCGTTCCCCTTTGCACGACGACCTTTTCCCCTTTCGAGACTCGTCGGAGGGATGTCGCCACATTGTCTGTCACATCCATGACAATAAATACGAGCGAATCGTTGTACTCATACGTCGCCATTGGTTCAGCTCCTTCTTTAGAGTTTGTAAAAGCGACAGGCGTTGTCATGAAAAATAGCCTGTCGTTCTTCTTTGGTGAGTTCCAGCTTTTTTAGACCATTTGTTGCAAGCGTTAAAACTTGCTCGTAGGATGCAGCAAGTCGGCACACCGGCCAGTCACTACCGAACATCATGCGCTCACTTCCAAAACAAGCATGGACGTGCTCAATGTACCGCTGAACGTCATCCGGCTTCCATGAATGATGGTCGGCTTCTGTGACTAAGCCTGAAAGCTTCACATGTACATTGGGATATTCGGACAGCGCTTTCATTTGATCCATCCAAGGATCGTACTGATGGCCTTTGATGTCAGGCTTGCCAAAGTGATCTAACACAGCATGAAGTGTTGGATGCACCTTCATCATCTGAAGCACCGCTGGCAACTGGTTATGCGTAATGAGAAGATCAATCGTCAGATCTTGTGTTTGAACGGTTCCGAGATTTTGTAGCACCCGATCCTGAAGCACCCACTCATCTGGCAGGCTTTGCAGCATTGGTCTAAAGCCAATTAGTTTAGGGTGACGCGCGAGTTCATCGAGCTGGTCTGAGAAGTCCTCCGCCGTAAAGTCAAGCCAACCAACGACCCCTTTGATCCACGCATATTTATCTGCGAGGGTGAAAAGGTAGCGTGTTTCTTCAACATTAGGTGCTGATTGAATAAGCACAGTCCCTTCTATGCCGTGGTCAACTAAAAATGGTTCATAATCCTCTGGAAGGTAATTTCTAAATAAAACAGGGAGATCGCTCGTTGGCCAAGCAAAGCCATCACGAGACAACGCCCAAAAATGCTGATGACTGTCAATGATCACTGTGAAGTCCTCCTCTTGATCACCTTTACAAAAGACATTATTTTCTGATATGTTATCGGTAACATTACCTTAGCATTTCCCCAGTTTAGTCGTCAATCTTTTCCTTGGGTTGTTTTTCATCTTTTCAATTAAAATGTATACTAAAATCAAGAAGCTTTGAGGAGCAAAGACTATGGCCACGATATACGATATTGCAAAAATAGCACAAGTGTCACCGATGACAGTCTCTCGTGTCATCAATAATAAAGGCAACGTCAGTATTTCAACGCAGCAAAAGGTAGAAGCTGCCATCGCCAAGCTGCACTATGTACCAAACG
This region includes:
- a CDS encoding UxaA family hydrolase — its product is MATYEYNDSLVFIVMDVTDNVATSLRRVSKGEKVVVQRGTETLELIVQMDIPSGHKIALQPIAQGANVLKYGEAIGAATTSIALGEHVHVHNIEGIRGRGDKSKEEEVSQ
- a CDS encoding amidohydrolase family protein → MIIDSHQHFWALSRDGFAWPTSDLPVLFRNYLPEDYEPFLVDHGIEGTVLIQSAPNVEETRYLFTLADKYAWIKGVVGWLDFTAEDFSDQLDELARHPKLIGFRPMLQSLPDEWVLQDRVLQNLGTVQTQDLTIDLLITHNQLPAVLQMMKVHPTLHAVLDHFGKPDIKGHQYDPWMDQMKALSEYPNVHVKLSGLVTEADHHSWKPDDVQRYIEHVHACFGSERMMFGSDWPVCRLAASYEQVLTLATNGLKKLELTKEERQAIFHDNACRFYKL